A stretch of Bifidobacterium sp. ESL0704 DNA encodes these proteins:
- a CDS encoding ABC transporter ATP-binding protein, translating into MAKRNTYNEDEELEEKINLHDIVRIAAYLKAYLGQVARIVVVVLLMSCITVAAPYLTKIMIDSAIPHKDFGQLGLLAGVFAVLIVLYEIGVRYRTVAITRVGQMMLKDMRRDLFTHIQTLPFSYFDSRPHGKILVRVVNYVNTLSDTLSSGLINVIADIFTFVVTLVVMFVVDWRLALFSLILFPLLTLWVLVLQRVQKHAYQLLSNKQSNLNAYVHESIAGVKTTQTFARERKQFETFQEQQGTVRHFYMRAIYVQDLMWPGVQTISAMTMAFIYYVGIMGLGGVNVTTGVLIAFVGYANNFWNPVIDLGNFYNQLITCSAYLERIFETLDIKPEITNKPGAASLPHIRGKVDFNDVVFRYEPDGRNILNLVDFHIEPGKTIALVGPTGAGKTTIVSLLSRFYDVSEGSIAIDGYDIRDVTLQSLRRQMGVMLQDTFVFSGNVRENIRYGRLDATDEDIVEAAKAVHADEFIREMPDGYDTVVEERGSTMSAGQRQLISFARVLLADPRILILDEATSNIDTRTEQALQAGLQHLLKGRTSFVIAHRLSTIENSDEIYYIDHGQIVEHGTHAQLLKKKGAYYRLYESQYAMLKVQEDNRDGASA; encoded by the coding sequence ATGGCAAAACGCAATACCTATAACGAGGACGAAGAGCTCGAAGAGAAAATCAACCTCCACGACATCGTCCGCATAGCCGCCTATCTCAAAGCGTATCTCGGCCAAGTGGCCCGCATCGTCGTCGTGGTGCTGCTGATGAGTTGCATCACCGTCGCGGCCCCCTATCTGACAAAAATCATGATCGACTCCGCCATCCCGCACAAGGATTTCGGCCAGTTGGGGCTGCTTGCCGGCGTATTCGCCGTGCTCATCGTGCTCTATGAGATCGGCGTGCGCTACAGGACCGTGGCGATCACCCGGGTAGGGCAGATGATGCTCAAGGACATGCGGCGCGACCTCTTCACCCATATCCAGACCCTGCCGTTCAGCTATTTCGACTCACGTCCCCATGGCAAGATCCTGGTGCGCGTCGTCAACTACGTCAACACGCTTTCCGACACGCTTTCCAGCGGCCTGATCAACGTGATCGCCGACATCTTCACCTTCGTGGTCACCTTGGTGGTCATGTTCGTCGTCGATTGGAGGCTGGCGCTCTTCAGCCTCATCCTCTTCCCGCTGCTGACCCTCTGGGTGCTGGTGCTGCAGCGTGTGCAGAAGCACGCCTACCAGCTGCTCTCCAACAAGCAGAGCAACCTCAACGCCTATGTGCACGAATCGATCGCCGGGGTCAAGACCACCCAGACCTTCGCACGCGAGCGCAAGCAGTTCGAGACTTTCCAGGAGCAGCAGGGCACGGTGCGTCACTTCTATATGAGGGCGATTTACGTGCAGGACCTCATGTGGCCCGGCGTGCAGACCATCAGCGCCATGACCATGGCCTTCATCTACTATGTCGGCATCATGGGCCTGGGCGGGGTCAACGTCACCACGGGTGTGCTCATCGCCTTCGTCGGCTATGCCAACAACTTCTGGAACCCGGTCATCGACCTGGGCAACTTCTACAACCAGCTGATCACCTGCTCGGCCTATCTTGAGCGCATCTTCGAGACGCTTGACATCAAGCCGGAGATCACCAACAAGCCGGGAGCCGCGTCGCTGCCGCACATCCGCGGCAAGGTCGACTTCAACGACGTCGTCTTCCGCTACGAGCCCGACGGCCGCAATATCCTGAACCTCGTTGATTTCCATATCGAGCCGGGCAAGACCATTGCTCTGGTTGGGCCCACCGGCGCAGGCAAGACCACCATCGTCAGCCTCCTGTCGCGCTTCTACGACGTGAGCGAGGGGTCGATCGCCATCGACGGCTACGACATCCGCGATGTCACGCTGCAATCGCTGCGCCGGCAGATGGGCGTGATGCTGCAGGATACGTTCGTCTTCTCCGGCAACGTGCGCGAGAACATCCGATACGGCAGGCTCGACGCCACCGACGAGGACATCGTCGAGGCGGCCAAGGCCGTACACGCCGACGAGTTCATCCGTGAGATGCCCGACGGCTACGACACGGTGGTCGAGGAACGCGGCTCAACGATGTCGGCCGGGCAGCGCCAGCTGATCTCCTTTGCCCGAGTGCTTCTTGCCGACCCGCGCATCCTCATCCTGGACGAAGCGACCAGCAACATCGACACCCGTACCGAGCAGGCGTTGCAGGCCGGTCTCCAGCACCTGCTGAAGGGACGCACCAGCTTCGTGATCGCGCACCGTCTTTCCACCATCGAGAATTCCGACGAGATCTACTACATCGACCACGGCCAGATCGTCGAGCATGGCACGCATGCGCAATTGCTCAAGAAGAAGGGCGCGTACTACCGCCTCTACGAATCCCAGTACGCCATGCTCAAGGTGCAGGAGGACAACCGGGATGGCGCATCCGCCTAG
- the pyrH gene encoding UMP kinase, which translates to MTNDGKDDTKRRVLLKLSGEAFGGGHIGIDTAVIRRVAQEIHTAVGRGVEVAIVVGGGNFFRGAELQQAGIERSRGDYMGMLGTVMNCLALQDFLEQEGQATRVQTAITMGQVAEPYIPLKAIRHLEKGRVVIFGAGAGMPYFSTDTVSIQRSLEIHCDAVLMGKNGVDGIYTADPRKDSSARRFKTLSYKRALVDNLAVMDAAALSMARDNDQHIRVFGLEEAGNVTKALVGEPIGTLVSNMESEIAQ; encoded by the coding sequence ATGACTAACGATGGCAAGGACGATACCAAGCGCCGAGTGCTGCTGAAGCTTTCAGGTGAAGCATTCGGCGGTGGTCATATCGGTATCGATACGGCGGTTATTCGCCGTGTCGCACAGGAGATCCATACAGCGGTAGGGCGAGGTGTCGAGGTCGCGATTGTCGTCGGCGGCGGCAATTTCTTCCGCGGCGCGGAACTCCAGCAGGCCGGTATCGAACGCAGCCGTGGCGACTACATGGGCATGCTCGGAACCGTCATGAACTGTCTCGCTCTTCAGGATTTCCTCGAACAGGAAGGCCAGGCCACTCGCGTCCAGACCGCCATCACCATGGGCCAGGTCGCAGAACCCTATATCCCGTTGAAAGCCATTCGCCACCTTGAAAAGGGACGGGTGGTTATTTTCGGTGCAGGTGCGGGCATGCCGTATTTCTCCACCGACACCGTCTCCATCCAACGTTCGCTTGAGATTCACTGCGACGCGGTGCTTATGGGCAAAAACGGCGTGGATGGCATCTATACCGCGGATCCTCGCAAGGATTCGAGCGCCAGACGTTTCAAGACCCTGAGCTACAAGCGGGCTCTGGTCGACAACCTCGCCGTCATGGATGCCGCAGCGCTTTCCATGGCCCGCGACAACGACCAGCACATCCGTGTATTCGGCTTGGAAGAAGCCGGAAACGTCACCAAGGCCCTGGTCGGGGAGCCCATCGGGACCTTGGTGTCCAACATGGAATCGGAAATCGCCCAATAA
- a CDS encoding ABC transporter ATP-binding protein, producing MYVDPERNRTSGNLKWILQYCKPDLPRVAVSVLLLLINDAMAVTMPLLAGLIVDQVIGARHLDILTRICAAMIVVTLVRVISRYIYQILMERFGQNSIYRLVSDEYEKLHELDFTYFNHTRNGDIMSRMTSDTEAIRHFLCWVSYQATDCVVMFLGALCVMYTIDWRLALALTCVTPFIFILTRALSKRAAPLFYAIRNSLADLNSMVEENIEGNRVVKAFVREDYETEKFDRHNDDYMQKNMDSAYNNRKFMPWLDGLGFSLQLITLGVGGFLVIKGHMTIGNLVSFNSLLWMIDGPVRQSGWLINDWQRFGASCIKIRRLLTAESRITEKPHAEESVRHAVDIQERVGVRKPESVSPDRMSGEIRFDHVSFAFPDDPETPVLKDLNFYVPAGTKLGILGETGAGKSTLVNLIARFYDPTVGTVLLDGIDARDWPLKTLRNQVSIVAQDTFLFSDTIGDNIGFGAGSSRSSDPAYIRRMAGIAGADEFISSMPEGYDTIVGERGVGLSGGQKQRLSLARALADDPSVLIMDDTTSAVDMETEAQIQEHLRHMETRKTVVTIAHRISSVKDADLILVLEHGRIVERGDHEHLVAAHGRYWEIYRKQLGVESGGSQGFEE from the coding sequence ATGTACGTCGATCCTGAACGCAACCGAACGTCAGGCAATCTCAAATGGATTCTGCAGTACTGCAAGCCCGACCTGCCGCGCGTGGCGGTGTCGGTGCTCCTATTGCTCATCAATGACGCCATGGCCGTCACCATGCCGTTGTTGGCCGGCCTGATCGTCGACCAGGTCATCGGAGCCAGACATCTCGATATACTTACCCGTATCTGCGCGGCCATGATCGTGGTGACGCTCGTGCGCGTGATTTCGCGCTATATCTATCAGATCCTGATGGAACGTTTCGGCCAGAATTCGATCTACCGGCTGGTCAGCGACGAATACGAAAAACTGCACGAACTCGACTTCACCTATTTCAACCACACCCGCAACGGCGACATCATGAGCCGCATGACAAGCGACACCGAGGCGATCCGTCACTTCCTGTGCTGGGTGAGCTATCAGGCCACCGATTGCGTGGTCATGTTCCTCGGTGCCCTGTGCGTGATGTATACCATCGACTGGCGGCTGGCTCTGGCACTCACCTGCGTCACCCCGTTCATCTTCATCCTCACCCGTGCGCTTTCCAAGCGCGCCGCACCGCTGTTCTACGCCATCCGCAACTCGCTGGCCGATCTCAATTCCATGGTCGAGGAGAACATCGAAGGCAACCGTGTGGTCAAGGCCTTCGTGCGCGAGGATTACGAGACCGAAAAATTCGACAGGCACAACGACGACTACATGCAAAAGAACATGGATTCGGCCTACAACAACCGCAAGTTCATGCCGTGGCTCGACGGTCTGGGCTTCTCGTTGCAGCTCATCACGCTGGGGGTCGGCGGATTCCTCGTCATCAAAGGCCATATGACGATCGGCAACCTCGTGAGCTTCAACAGCCTGTTGTGGATGATCGACGGACCGGTACGGCAGTCCGGTTGGCTGATCAACGACTGGCAGCGATTCGGCGCCAGCTGCATCAAGATCCGTCGCCTGCTTACGGCGGAATCCCGTATCACCGAAAAGCCGCATGCCGAGGAATCGGTCAGACACGCGGTCGACATCCAAGAGCGGGTGGGCGTACGCAAACCCGAGAGTGTCAGCCCCGATCGTATGAGCGGCGAGATACGTTTCGACCACGTCAGCTTCGCCTTCCCGGACGATCCGGAGACGCCGGTCTTGAAAGACCTTAATTTCTATGTCCCCGCAGGAACGAAGCTCGGTATTCTGGGCGAGACGGGGGCCGGCAAATCCACGCTCGTCAACCTCATCGCCCGATTCTACGATCCCACTGTCGGCACTGTCTTGCTCGATGGCATCGACGCCCGCGACTGGCCGCTGAAAACCCTGCGCAATCAGGTAAGCATCGTGGCGCAAGACACCTTCCTCTTCTCCGACACCATCGGCGACAACATCGGCTTCGGTGCAGGTTCCTCACGTTCCTCCGACCCGGCCTATATCCGTCGCATGGCCGGTATCGCCGGGGCGGACGAGTTCATCTCCTCGATGCCCGAAGGCTACGACACCATCGTCGGCGAGCGGGGAGTCGGACTTTCAGGCGGGCAGAAACAGCGTCTTTCGCTCGCACGAGCCCTGGCCGACGACCCCTCCGTTCTGATCATGGACGACACCACATCGGCGGTCGACATGGAAACCGAGGCACAGATTCAAGAGCATCTTCGCCACATGGAGACACGCAAGACGGTCGTCACCATCGCCCATCGCATCTCCTCGGTCAAGGACGCCGACCTGATCCTGGTACTGGAACACGGCCGCATCGTCGAACGCGGCGACCACGAGCATCTGGTGGCGGCCCATGGCCGTTATTGGGAGATATACCGTAAACAGCTGGGCGTCGAATCCGGCGGTTCCCAAGGATTCGAAGAGTAG
- the tsf gene encoding translation elongation factor Ts yields MAAVTAALIKQVRDDTGAGMMDVKKALTEAEGDVARAKEIIRAKGIQAAGKREGRTAQEGTIASRVVDTDNGQAGYAVELNSETDFVAKTPKFVAFTDKVLDNAIAAGASTADEVLAAKSEDGTVKESVEEAAALFGEHVKVGQVAKVEGPKVEIYAHKKSAEMPPSIVAIVATDEKGASVAHEAALQISAMGAKWLTREDVPEDVVASERRVATEKSQAEGKPEKIIPKIVEGRMNAFYKENVLLEQEYVKDTSKRVGDLFKEVGGQLLGFARIEVGKGEEK; encoded by the coding sequence ATGGCAGCAGTAACAGCAGCTTTGATCAAGCAAGTGCGCGACGACACCGGCGCCGGCATGATGGACGTCAAGAAGGCGCTCACCGAAGCCGAGGGCGACGTGGCACGCGCCAAGGAAATCATTCGCGCCAAGGGCATTCAGGCCGCAGGCAAGCGTGAGGGCCGCACCGCCCAGGAAGGCACCATCGCCTCCCGCGTGGTCGACACCGACAACGGTCAGGCCGGTTACGCCGTCGAGCTCAACTCCGAGACCGACTTCGTGGCCAAGACCCCGAAGTTCGTCGCCTTCACTGACAAGGTGCTCGATAACGCCATCGCCGCAGGCGCAAGCACTGCCGACGAGGTTCTCGCCGCCAAGAGCGAGGATGGCACCGTCAAGGAGAGCGTCGAGGAAGCGGCAGCCCTCTTCGGCGAGCATGTCAAGGTCGGCCAGGTGGCCAAGGTCGAAGGCCCGAAGGTCGAGATCTACGCGCACAAGAAGTCCGCAGAGATGCCGCCGAGCATCGTCGCCATCGTCGCCACCGATGAAAAGGGAGCGTCAGTAGCGCATGAGGCCGCTCTGCAGATTTCCGCCATGGGTGCGAAGTGGCTCACCCGCGAGGATGTGCCGGAAGACGTGGTCGCTTCCGAGCGTCGCGTGGCCACCGAGAAGTCCCAAGCCGAAGGCAAGCCCGAGAAGATCATCCCCAAGATCGTCGAAGGTCGTATGAACGCCTTCTACAAGGAGAATGTGCTGCTCGAGCAGGAGTATGTCAAGGACACCTCCAAGCGTGTGGGCGATCTGTTCAAGGAAGTCGGCGGCCAGCTGCTCGGCTTCGCTCGTATCGAGGTCGGCAAGGGCGAAGAGAAGTGA
- the def gene encoding peptide deformylase — protein MSLREIRVVPDPVLRTPCEPIREITPAVRNMVQDLLDTVDDPGRAGLSANQIGISLRAFSYNIDGKLGYVLNPVLEETRGEQYGDEGCLSVPKLWYKTRRADYARVRGIDLDGKTIVVEGTGIMGRMLQHETDHLDGHIYLDRLEKEERREAMRRMRSVQ, from the coding sequence TTGTCGTTACGAGAAATAAGGGTCGTGCCGGATCCGGTGTTGAGGACCCCATGCGAACCGATTCGTGAGATAACCCCAGCCGTACGCAACATGGTGCAGGATTTGCTGGATACCGTCGACGACCCCGGCCGCGCGGGGCTCTCCGCCAACCAGATCGGCATCAGCCTGCGCGCGTTCTCCTACAACATCGACGGCAAGCTCGGCTACGTGCTGAACCCCGTCCTCGAAGAGACCCGGGGAGAGCAGTACGGCGACGAAGGTTGCCTTTCGGTGCCCAAGCTCTGGTACAAGACCAGACGCGCCGATTACGCCCGCGTGCGCGGCATCGATCTTGACGGCAAGACCATCGTCGTCGAGGGCACCGGCATCATGGGCCGTATGCTTCAGCACGAGACGGACCATCTCGACGGCCACATCTATCTCGACCGTCTTGAGAAGGAGGAACGCCGCGAGGCCATGCGGCGCATGCGTTCCGTACAATAA
- the frr gene encoding ribosome recycling factor produces MANPVEQAKLQMQKSVEATKENFSGIRTGRANPALLNGIVVDYYGAPTPIKAVASIGVPEPRTLSITPFDGSQANAVEKAIRDSDLGGSTRRDGNVIHLTMPELTEDRRKEYVKLAKGKAEDGKVAVRNIRRKAKESIDKSVKDGDMGEDQGDRLQKDLDKVTKETTETIDELLDAKEKEIMEV; encoded by the coding sequence ATGGCAAATCCTGTAGAACAAGCCAAGCTGCAAATGCAGAAGTCCGTCGAGGCGACCAAGGAGAACTTCTCCGGAATCCGTACCGGTCGTGCCAACCCGGCGCTTCTGAACGGCATCGTCGTGGACTATTACGGCGCCCCGACGCCGATCAAGGCCGTCGCGTCAATCGGCGTGCCCGAACCGCGCACCCTTTCGATCACCCCGTTCGACGGCTCGCAGGCCAACGCCGTCGAAAAGGCAATCCGCGATTCCGACCTTGGCGGCAGCACCAGGCGAGACGGCAACGTCATCCATCTGACCATGCCGGAACTCACCGAAGACCGCCGCAAGGAATACGTCAAACTCGCCAAAGGCAAAGCCGAAGACGGCAAGGTCGCGGTACGCAACATCCGCCGCAAGGCCAAGGAATCGATCGACAAGTCGGTTAAGGACGGCGATATGGGCGAGGACCAGGGCGATCGTCTGCAAAAGGATCTCGACAAAGTCACCAAAGAAACGACCGAGACCATCGATGAACTTCTCGATGCAAAGGAAAAGGAAATCATGGAGGTCTGA
- the rpsB gene encoding 30S ribosomal protein S2 yields the protein MAQITMSDMLKAGLHFGHQTRRWNPKMKQYILMERNGIHIINLFKSLDLIDKAYDFIKQTVAHNGTVLFVGTKKQAQEAIAAQATRVNMPYVSERWLGGMLTNFQTVSKRVARLKELEEMDFTDVHGSGLTKKELLLLEREKNKLEKQLGGIRNMNRTPSAMFVVDINKEALAVEEAHKLSIPVVAIVDTNTDPDLVDYPIPANDDAIRGVELLTSLMADAVADGLLERSGKAEKTEDKAEQPMAAWEKDLLKDKEEKPAESASATAETSPAAAKSEETKVEEAKA from the coding sequence ATGGCTCAAATCACTATGAGCGACATGCTGAAGGCAGGACTGCACTTCGGCCACCAGACCCGTCGTTGGAACCCCAAGATGAAGCAGTACATCCTGATGGAGCGCAACGGCATCCACATCATCAATCTCTTCAAGTCGCTCGACCTGATCGACAAGGCCTACGATTTCATCAAGCAGACCGTGGCCCACAACGGCACCGTGCTCTTCGTCGGCACGAAGAAGCAGGCTCAGGAAGCCATCGCCGCACAGGCCACCCGCGTCAACATGCCGTATGTCTCCGAGCGTTGGCTCGGTGGCATGCTCACCAACTTCCAGACCGTCTCCAAGCGCGTCGCGCGCCTGAAGGAACTGGAAGAGATGGACTTCACCGACGTCCACGGCAGCGGCCTGACCAAGAAGGAACTGCTGCTGCTTGAGCGCGAGAAGAACAAGCTGGAGAAGCAGCTCGGTGGCATCCGCAACATGAACCGCACTCCTTCGGCCATGTTCGTCGTCGACATCAACAAGGAGGCGTTGGCCGTCGAAGAAGCTCACAAGCTGAGCATTCCGGTCGTCGCCATCGTCGACACGAACACCGATCCCGATCTCGTCGACTATCCGATTCCGGCCAATGACGATGCCATTCGTGGCGTCGAGCTGCTGACCAGCCTCATGGCTGACGCCGTGGCGGATGGCCTGCTGGAGCGGAGCGGCAAGGCGGAGAAGACCGAGGACAAGGCCGAGCAGCCGATGGCCGCTTGGGAAAAGGACCTCTTGAAGGACAAGGAAGAGAAGCCTGCAGAGAGCGCATCGGCGACCGCCGAGACCAGCCCGGCCGCAGCCAAGTCCGAAGAGACGAAGGTCGAAGAGGCCAAGGCCTGA
- a CDS encoding phosphatidate cytidylyltransferase — MTSKQGHEAGDEVSSALNDINKKTGRNMPQAVATAVFLVVLIVACLLIRIDLYVVMIAVFLVLALRELHVSFATVHLYIPLIVLWLCCVGTLLSIYYVPDHVLAAGVGITVSTIAVAIAANLRHNVGKRLAGAIEGKLKAAQGIEKTAAPSAANKKNGESSIDNVAVSVFLVLYILVLASCIILPETFNGHPVAHAIMLIFLPALSDTGGLFFGAFFGRHKLSPRISPKKSVEGLCGSILFAMVGALVIFAITYPGLWATRWWMPILTGVMVGVIGTFGDLCASMLKRDMGLKDMGHLLKGHGGVIDRVDSILLCAPFFTVLLWATGM, encoded by the coding sequence ATGACCAGCAAACAAGGGCATGAGGCAGGCGACGAAGTGAGTTCGGCGCTCAATGACATCAATAAGAAGACGGGGCGCAACATGCCTCAGGCCGTTGCCACAGCCGTATTCCTCGTCGTGCTCATCGTCGCATGCCTGCTGATCAGGATCGATCTGTATGTCGTGATGATCGCGGTTTTCCTTGTTCTGGCGCTGCGTGAGCTTCATGTCTCATTTGCGACAGTGCATCTTTATATTCCGCTGATTGTACTATGGCTGTGCTGCGTCGGCACCCTGCTCTCCATTTACTACGTGCCTGACCATGTGCTGGCGGCAGGCGTCGGCATCACCGTTTCCACGATCGCGGTCGCCATCGCGGCCAATCTCCGTCATAATGTGGGTAAACGCCTTGCCGGGGCCATCGAAGGAAAACTTAAAGCCGCCCAGGGCATCGAAAAAACGGCGGCCCCGTCGGCTGCCAATAAGAAAAACGGCGAAAGCAGCATTGACAATGTCGCGGTTTCGGTGTTCCTGGTACTCTATATTCTCGTACTGGCCTCATGCATCATCCTTCCGGAGACCTTCAACGGCCACCCCGTGGCCCATGCCATCATGCTCATCTTCCTGCCGGCGCTTTCCGACACCGGAGGACTTTTCTTTGGCGCGTTCTTCGGACGTCACAAGCTTTCGCCGCGTATCTCACCCAAGAAATCCGTTGAGGGACTATGCGGTTCGATTCTTTTCGCCATGGTCGGCGCATTGGTGATTTTCGCCATCACCTACCCGGGTCTATGGGCAACACGCTGGTGGATGCCGATTCTCACCGGAGTGATGGTCGGCGTCATCGGCACGTTCGGCGATCTATGCGCCTCGATGCTCAAGCGCGACATGGGATTGAAGGACATGGGCCATCTGCTCAAAGGCCACGGCGGGGTCATCGATCGCGTCGACTCGATTCTTCTATGCGCACCCTTCTTTACCGTATTGCTGTGGGCGACCGGCATGTAA